A stretch of Campylobacter gracilis DNA encodes these proteins:
- a CDS encoding YifB family Mg chelatase-like AAA ATPase has translation MKSLKCAAFTDALIPVEVESTFVRGLPGFNIVGLAGATIKESESRVKAALMSLNFKFPASKIIINLSPSDTPKNGSHFDLAIALLIALQKERIDGDFFVFGELGLDGSLKSTASLFSILLFLSTKVKRAKILVPQSIALKACTIPNYDVYAVDSLSDAVRFFLDEEFAASRLMRETHPLFKNVVEIGGQAYVPNRDFSLDFKDVKGQKRAKRASLIAACGMHNILFEGSPGCGKSMCAKRIARILPPQSLGEVLLSCAYESLNNKDVDFSALRPFRSPHHTSTRSSIFGGGSSGAKIGEVALANGGELFFDELPHFGKQILESLREPLEDNRILISRVNSKVEYQTKFIFVAAQNPCPCGNLFSKNLTCTCSLNDIRRYKNTISAPLLDRIDIYVAMDETGADDRSDVCSEEMADAVLRAFCAQKARGQSELNAKLRDEETKKFCVCESAAREVLQTAITRYDLSQRGVNKTLKLARTIADLAGAEIIAKAHILEALSFRIRSEI, from the coding sequence ATGAAATCCCTAAAATGCGCTGCCTTCACGGATGCACTGATCCCCGTAGAGGTCGAGTCGACATTCGTGCGGGGGCTGCCTGGATTTAATATCGTAGGCCTTGCAGGAGCTACGATAAAAGAGAGTGAGAGCCGCGTAAAAGCCGCGCTTATGAGCTTAAATTTTAAATTTCCCGCGTCCAAAATCATCATAAATCTCTCCCCCTCCGACACGCCCAAAAACGGCTCGCACTTCGATCTTGCGATCGCGCTTCTAATCGCGCTGCAAAAAGAGCGCATCGACGGCGATTTCTTCGTCTTCGGCGAACTCGGTTTAGACGGCAGCTTAAAGAGCACGGCGAGCCTCTTTTCGATCCTGCTTTTTTTAAGCACGAAGGTGAAGCGCGCTAAAATTTTAGTGCCGCAAAGCATTGCTCTAAAGGCCTGCACGATCCCAAACTACGACGTTTATGCGGTGGATAGCCTAAGCGATGCGGTCAGATTTTTTTTAGACGAGGAATTTGCCGCAAGCAGGCTCATGCGAGAAACCCATCCGCTTTTTAAAAACGTCGTGGAGATTGGCGGGCAAGCTTACGTCCCTAACCGCGATTTTTCGCTTGATTTCAAAGACGTAAAAGGACAAAAGCGCGCCAAGCGCGCGAGCCTGATCGCCGCGTGCGGCATGCACAACATCCTCTTTGAGGGCAGCCCGGGATGTGGCAAAAGCATGTGCGCAAAGCGAATAGCCAGAATTCTGCCTCCGCAGAGCCTAGGCGAAGTGCTGCTCTCGTGCGCCTACGAGTCGCTAAATAACAAAGACGTCGATTTTAGCGCGCTGCGCCCCTTCCGCTCGCCGCACCACACCAGCACGCGCAGCTCGATTTTCGGCGGCGGCAGTAGCGGCGCAAAAATCGGCGAGGTCGCGCTTGCAAACGGCGGCGAGCTGTTTTTCGACGAGCTGCCGCACTTCGGCAAGCAAATTTTAGAAAGCCTGCGCGAGCCGCTGGAGGATAATAGAATTTTGATTTCGCGCGTAAATTCCAAGGTCGAATACCAAACGAAATTTATCTTCGTCGCGGCGCAAAACCCCTGCCCGTGCGGAAATTTATTCTCCAAAAACCTCACCTGCACCTGCTCGCTAAACGACATCAGGCGCTACAAAAACACGATCTCCGCGCCGCTACTGGATCGCATCGACATATACGTCGCGATGGACGAGACCGGTGCGGACGACAGAAGCGACGTTTGCAGCGAGGAGATGGCTGATGCGGTGCTACGGGCGTTTTGCGCACAAAAGGCTCGTGGGCAGAGCGAACTAAACGCAAAGCTGCGCGACGAGGAGACCAAAAAATTTTGCGTCTGCGAAAGCGCTGCGCGAGAGGTTCTGCAAACGGCGATCACCCGCTACGATCTTTCGCAGCGCGGCGTAAATAAGACGCTAAAGCTCGCGCGCACGATTGCCGATCTAGCAGGCGCAGAGATCATCGCTAAGGCGCATATTTTGGAGGCTCTTAGCTTTCGCATAAGGAGCGAAATTTGA
- a CDS encoding TonB-dependent receptor plug domain-containing protein — protein sequence MKFKMSFGAALALFSFACAEQNAAANSASGENLGDIEVVEWANNDDGYRAVRSEIGKTTKRILEIPQTVNVVTQQHLKDKKPDTLAESLQNVSGISYANTTGNIFDAIIKRGFGEGRDGSIMRNGVPGAVIHNYNKTIQSVEVLKGPASMLYGAQQPGGVINMVTKKPQYEFINEL from the coding sequence ATGAAATTTAAGATGAGTTTTGGTGCGGCTTTGGCGCTTTTTTCCTTTGCTTGCGCCGAACAAAACGCCGCAGCAAATTCCGCCTCGGGCGAAAACCTAGGCGATATCGAGGTCGTAGAATGGGCGAATAACGACGACGGTTACCGCGCCGTACGCAGCGAGATCGGCAAGACGACTAAGAGAATTTTAGAAATTCCGCAGACCGTAAACGTCGTAACGCAGCAGCATCTAAAGGACAAAAAGCCAGACACCCTAGCCGAATCGCTGCAAAACGTAAGCGGCATAAGCTATGCAAATACGACGGGAAATATTTTCGATGCGATCATCAAGCGTGGCTTCGGCGAGGGTCGCGACGGCTCGATTATGCGCAACGGCGTACCGGGCGCCGTGATACACAACTACAATAAAACTATTCAATCCGTCGAGGTTCTAAAAGGGCCCGCGAGCATGCTCTACGGCGCGCAGCAACCGGGCGGCGTCATAAACATGGTAACCAAAAAGCCGCAGTATGAGTTTATAAATGAACTTTAG
- the purN gene encoding phosphoribosylglycinamide formyltransferase: protein MAVKKLAVLFSGGGSNLEAILQKLHGKTFGETKIEVVLTLSNKADAGGIAKAAKFGLQSVILNHKDFASREEFDAALVREIEKSGAELTVLAGFMRILTPVFTSRVRAINLHPSLLPLFKGAHAIEQSFESDMKVGGVSVHWVSEELDGGAIIAQRAFEKSAGMSFEAYETKIHEIEHELLPQVVVEILCQS from the coding sequence ATGGCTGTAAAAAAGCTCGCCGTGCTTTTTAGCGGCGGCGGTTCGAATTTAGAGGCTATTTTGCAGAAGCTGCACGGCAAAACTTTTGGCGAAACTAAGATCGAAGTCGTGCTAACGCTAAGCAACAAAGCCGACGCCGGCGGTATCGCAAAGGCCGCAAAATTCGGACTTCAAAGCGTGATCCTAAATCACAAAGACTTCGCTAGCCGCGAGGAATTCGACGCCGCGCTCGTGCGCGAGATCGAAAAAAGCGGCGCGGAGCTTACGGTACTTGCGGGCTTTATGCGAATTCTCACGCCCGTTTTTACGAGCAGGGTTCGCGCGATAAATTTGCACCCGTCGCTGCTGCCCCTTTTTAAGGGCGCGCACGCGATAGAGCAGAGCTTTGAGAGCGATATGAAGGTGGGCGGCGTGAGCGTGCACTGGGTCAGCGAGGAGCTTGACGGCGGCGCGATCATCGCTCAGCGTGCGTTTGAAAAGAGCGCGGGCATGAGCTTTGAGGCTTACGAGACCAAAATCCACGAGATCGAACATGAGCTATTGCCGCAGGTGGTCGTAGAAATTTTGTGCCAAAGCTAA
- a CDS encoding TonB-dependent siderophore receptor translates to MVDSGFAYRFIFDYYAKDYWRNFGGIKNTLFAPSLAYQGDDYSINLGYTHSRSTDPVDRGAFLVPSTGKIYGSGKVRFDEPVNKLQSKLDTVDFGFEKEFNEDWILKGAYAFSRSKHEYGYVRPNNPFTPQGLTGTTRSYNYYDNFIHRTHAASVTLNGKFETGPLKHDVLFGTDYKNYYRYRPGALKGTAGRINMLTGQTASGAVLTNDREPKIQYQKLRTIGLYTQDNINLTDELILSLGVRREFYDQVAKQSWRGPNSTDQKKAATTYQGGLLYLLSPQWSVYTNYAQSFTPQMSIGEAIGGDLKPEEGKSLEFGTKFQNDRVTAGAAVFNIDKRNILRTVNNISETIGKARSRGFELDINGRVTQGLSMSASYAYTKTRVREDDGAFAVLIGKPLEATPKHQASLFANYDFAHLGAKGLRLGGGARYFGSWYTYYMRTNLPNVPAGTAFKLPHAVVYDAFVSYDTKISGYDTNFSFNVKNLTDKKYYTSSSTGTTTSVIPIQMGYARQFMFNVSVKF, encoded by the coding sequence ATCGTAGATAGCGGCTTTGCGTATAGATTTATATTCGATTACTACGCGAAGGATTATTGGCGAAATTTCGGCGGTATAAAAAACACGCTCTTTGCGCCGTCGCTTGCGTATCAAGGAGACGATTATTCGATAAACTTAGGCTACACCCATAGCCGCTCTACCGATCCTGTGGATCGCGGCGCGTTTTTGGTGCCGAGTACGGGTAAAATTTACGGCAGCGGCAAAGTCCGCTTCGACGAGCCGGTAAATAAACTACAAAGCAAGCTCGATACGGTTGATTTCGGCTTTGAGAAGGAATTTAACGAGGATTGGATATTAAAAGGCGCTTACGCTTTCTCGCGCAGCAAGCACGAATACGGCTACGTCCGTCCGAACAATCCATTCACGCCCCAAGGCCTTACCGGCACGACGCGATCGTATAACTACTACGATAATTTCATACACCGCACGCACGCAGCAAGCGTCACGCTAAACGGCAAATTTGAAACGGGTCCGCTTAAGCACGACGTTCTTTTCGGCACGGATTACAAAAACTACTACAGATACCGTCCGGGCGCGCTAAAAGGCACCGCAGGACGCATCAATATGCTTACCGGACAGACCGCTTCGGGCGCCGTCTTAACGAACGATAGAGAGCCAAAAATACAATATCAAAAACTAAGAACGATCGGACTTTACACGCAAGATAATATAAATTTAACCGACGAGTTGATACTTTCTTTGGGCGTGCGTAGGGAATTTTACGATCAAGTAGCCAAACAAAGCTGGCGAGGACCGAACAGCACCGATCAGAAAAAGGCTGCTACGACCTATCAGGGCGGGCTTTTGTACCTGTTAAGTCCGCAGTGGTCGGTATATACTAACTACGCACAAAGCTTCACGCCGCAGATGTCCATAGGCGAGGCGATAGGCGGCGATCTAAAGCCGGAGGAAGGCAAATCTTTGGAGTTCGGCACTAAATTTCAAAACGATCGCGTCACTGCAGGCGCGGCGGTGTTTAATATCGATAAAAGAAACATCCTGCGAACGGTAAATAATATAAGCGAGACGATCGGCAAGGCCCGCTCGCGAGGATTTGAGCTCGATATAAACGGGCGCGTGACGCAGGGGCTTAGCATGTCGGCGAGCTACGCATACACCAAAACGAGGGTGCGCGAGGACGACGGCGCTTTTGCGGTGCTAATCGGCAAACCGCTGGAAGCGACGCCGAAGCACCAAGCAAGCCTATTTGCCAACTACGATTTCGCACATCTAGGCGCAAAGGGGCTTAGGCTCGGCGGCGGCGCGCGATATTTCGGCTCGTGGTACACCTACTATATGCGTACGAACCTACCGAACGTGCCCGCAGGAACGGCGTTTAAGCTGCCTCACGCCGTAGTTTATGACGCCTTCGTGAGCTACGATACTAAAATTTCGGGCTATGATACGAATTTTTCGTTCAATGTCAAAAATTTGACCGACAAAAAATACTATACCTCATCCTCAACCGGCACAACCACGAGCGTGATACCTATTCAAATGGGCTACGCGCGGCAGTTTATGTTTAACGTATCGGTAAAATTTTAA
- the tig gene encoding trigger factor, which translates to MEVKAKMKDAANAVAASKIEAKQIAAKVEELAKKASKQLRIDGFRQGKVPTAVVLKRYGKQLEGDAKQELLKNMIDESLKILKKKQDEILSEPVFSKFDEKNGDIDVEIEISFRPEVSVEGYEELIPKFSSPRVTQKEIDEKVAEFLQMIAPLSKTNKKILAKDDFAKFDFEGFVDGKPFDGGKAQDYVLQIGSNQFIPGFEDGMIGLRVGEERDVAVKFPQDYGAKSLAGKDAIFKVKLHEIQAKKPAKELGEEELKQALPGEKEPSKEKFEARIKERIKNDKLQKLINEDLKPKFADALAEKFNFALPKAIVEQEINLQFNNAWSGFSKEQIEEFKNNKDALDKKREEFRKAAENSVKLTFLIDELAKKRNIDVSDQELVQAVYMEAYTYGANPKEHLDRYRNNGMLPAVKMALIEEKLFNDIFSKQGKKEEKGE; encoded by the coding sequence ATGGAAGTAAAAGCAAAAATGAAAGACGCCGCAAATGCGGTAGCTGCGAGCAAGATCGAAGCAAAGCAGATCGCAGCCAAAGTAGAAGAGCTAGCCAAAAAGGCCTCCAAGCAGCTAAGAATCGACGGATTCAGACAGGGTAAAGTGCCTACCGCGGTGGTTTTGAAGCGATACGGCAAGCAGCTTGAGGGCGATGCAAAGCAGGAGCTTCTTAAAAATATGATCGACGAGTCTCTTAAAATTTTAAAGAAAAAACAAGATGAAATTTTATCCGAGCCGGTCTTTTCTAAATTTGATGAAAAAAACGGCGATATCGATGTGGAGATCGAAATTTCTTTCAGACCAGAAGTTAGCGTAGAAGGGTACGAGGAGCTGATTCCTAAGTTTAGCAGCCCGCGAGTTACTCAAAAAGAGATCGACGAGAAAGTAGCGGAATTTTTGCAGATGATCGCTCCGCTTTCTAAAACCAACAAAAAAATTCTAGCCAAAGACGATTTTGCAAAATTCGACTTCGAAGGCTTCGTGGATGGCAAGCCATTCGACGGCGGCAAGGCGCAGGATTACGTCCTTCAGATCGGATCAAATCAATTCATCCCTGGCTTTGAAGACGGAATGATCGGGCTTAGAGTGGGTGAGGAACGCGACGTAGCGGTTAAATTTCCGCAAGATTACGGCGCGAAAAGCTTAGCCGGCAAGGACGCGATCTTTAAAGTCAAGCTTCACGAAATTCAGGCTAAAAAGCCTGCCAAAGAGCTCGGCGAGGAGGAGCTAAAACAAGCGCTTCCGGGCGAGAAAGAGCCGAGCAAGGAGAAATTTGAAGCGCGCATCAAAGAGCGCATCAAAAACGATAAGCTTCAAAAGCTGATAAACGAGGATCTAAAGCCTAAATTTGCCGACGCGCTCGCCGAGAAATTTAACTTCGCGCTTCCAAAAGCGATTGTCGAGCAGGAGATAAATTTACAGTTTAACAACGCCTGGAGCGGCTTTTCAAAAGAGCAGATCGAGGAATTTAAAAACAACAAAGACGCCCTGGATAAAAAGCGCGAAGAGTTTAGAAAGGCTGCCGAAAACAGCGTCAAACTGACATTCCTAATCGACGAGCTAGCCAAAAAACGCAATATCGATGTGAGCGATCAGGAGCTCGTCCAAGCGGTCTATATGGAGGCCTATACCTACGGCGCAAACCCGAAAGAGCACCTAGATAGGTACCGCAACAACGGCATGCTGCCGGCCGTTAAAATGGCGCTAATCGAGGAGAAGCTATTTAACGATATTTTCTCCAAACAAGGCAAAAAAGAAGAGAAGGGCGAATAG
- the clpP gene encoding ATP-dependent Clp endopeptidase proteolytic subunit ClpP, whose product MVIPYVIEQTSRGERSYDIYSRLLKDRIVMLSGEIDDAVASSIVAQLLFLEAEDPDKDIYLYINSPGGVVTSGFSIYDTMNYIKPDVSTICIGQAASMGAFLLSCGAKGKRYALPNSRIMIHQPLGGAQGQATDIEIQAKEILRMKEILNGILSQNSGKDLAQVEKDTDRDFFMSAEDAVQYGLIDQVLQKSFK is encoded by the coding sequence ATGGTGATTCCTTACGTTATCGAACAAACTAGTCGCGGAGAGCGCAGCTACGACATCTACTCGAGGCTGCTAAAAGATCGTATCGTAATGCTTAGCGGCGAGATCGACGACGCGGTAGCAAGCTCGATCGTCGCGCAGCTTCTGTTTTTGGAGGCGGAGGATCCGGATAAGGATATCTATCTATATATCAACTCCCCTGGCGGCGTGGTTACGAGCGGATTTAGCATTTATGATACGATGAATTACATCAAGCCCGACGTAAGCACGATCTGTATCGGTCAAGCGGCATCGATGGGGGCGTTTTTGCTAAGCTGCGGAGCCAAAGGTAAACGCTACGCGCTTCCAAACTCGCGCATAATGATCCACCAGCCCCTCGGCGGCGCGCAAGGCCAAGCTACCGACATCGAGATCCAAGCCAAAGAAATTTTACGAATGAAAGAAATTTTAAATGGCATCCTTTCGCAAAATTCCGGCAAAGATCTCGCGCAGGTCGAAAAAGACACCGATCGCGACTTTTTCATGAGCGCCGAGGATGCCGTACAATACGGCTTGATCGATCAAGTACTTCAAAAGAGCTTTAAATAG
- the def gene encoding peptide deformylase has product MILNVLTYPNKKLYQRSIEVVKFDAALGELLDDMYETMIAKNGIGLAAIQVGRPVRALIINLANEEKIQDKKDLIEIINPQILKKEGEVVFQEGCLSVPGFYEDVTRAEFITVQFQDRAGNTHEMDASELLAVCIQHEMDHLDGHLFIERIGYNKRKKFDKEFKKSLKEKSK; this is encoded by the coding sequence ATGATCCTGAACGTCCTTACCTATCCGAATAAAAAGCTATATCAAAGATCGATCGAAGTCGTGAAATTCGACGCGGCGCTGGGCGAGCTTTTAGACGATATGTATGAGACGATGATCGCAAAAAACGGCATAGGCCTTGCCGCCATCCAGGTAGGAAGGCCCGTGCGCGCTTTGATCATAAATTTAGCCAATGAGGAAAAAATCCAAGACAAAAAAGACCTCATCGAGATCATCAATCCGCAAATTTTAAAAAAGGAAGGCGAGGTCGTATTTCAGGAGGGCTGCCTGTCGGTGCCCGGCTTTTACGAGGACGTAACACGCGCCGAGTTTATCACGGTGCAGTTTCAAGACCGCGCCGGCAATACCCACGAAATGGACGCTAGCGAACTGCTAGCCGTCTGTATCCAGCACGAGATGGACCACCTCGACGGACATCTTTTCATCGAGCGCATCGGATACAATAAACGCAAAAAATTTGATAAAGAATTCAAAAAAAGCCTAAAAGAAAAATCGAAATGA
- a CDS encoding NAD(P)H-hydrate dehydratase: MKKIFFSTAELDARASAKFGLGEQILMENAACKIEGEIRKRLKKGSRILALCGGGNNGADAMAALRKLSGDFSCTALCVLENRSAAGKFQADAARAAGVKLIDISSVKDACEHVEEASSKDACAHESVDGSSLKGTGASEPRGELESLSGADISCDGDKLSAKFEIAGRSGEHGNLGNEYGEPSILHDEIINADCIIDGIFGSGLNKALSSEICEILSLANSSKSLKIAVDIPSGIDKFGRILGGAFCADLTIAMGALKLALFSDGAKDYVGQIKVANLGISRSNFEGRSEYFLLQKSDLKLPLRRKQNTNKGDFGHTYVVSGQMSGAAQMAALAAHAIGSGLVSVVSEGPLNLSPILMQKSSFDAARVVVCGCGLGERKIDLAALRDKSCVIDADLCYESEILSLLNANSNLILTPHPKEFCSLLKIAGIADLSVSELQGRRFELARAWSEKFSGVLVLKGANTLIAQAGITYVCDKGSAALAKGGSGDVLAGLIGGLLAQSYSPLQASICGVLAHALAARAFAKNSYALNPLDLIEEVKWL, encoded by the coding sequence TTGAAAAAAATTTTCTTTAGCACCGCAGAACTCGACGCGCGAGCAAGCGCAAAATTTGGACTTGGCGAGCAAATTTTAATGGAAAACGCCGCTTGCAAGATCGAGGGCGAGATCAGAAAGCGACTCAAAAAGGGCTCGCGCATTTTAGCACTTTGCGGCGGCGGAAACAACGGCGCGGATGCGATGGCGGCGCTGCGAAAATTAAGCGGGGATTTTAGCTGCACGGCGCTTTGCGTGCTCGAAAATAGAAGCGCGGCGGGCAAATTTCAAGCGGATGCGGCGCGGGCTGCGGGCGTTAAACTTATCGATATCTCGAGCGTAAAAGACGCTTGCGAGCACGTAGAGGAAGCGTCTAGCAAGGATGCCTGCGCGCATGAAAGCGTAGACGGCTCCTCTTTAAAAGGCACTGGCGCAAGCGAGCCGCGGGGAGAGCTCGAAAGCCTAAGCGGTGCAGACATTTCGTGTGACGGCGATAAATTAAGCGCAAAATTTGAGATCGCGGGACGCAGCGGCGAGCACGGCAACCTAGGCAACGAATACGGCGAGCCGAGCATCCTGCACGATGAGATTATAAACGCAGACTGCATAATCGACGGAATTTTCGGTAGCGGTTTAAACAAAGCCTTAAGCTCTGAAATTTGTGAAATTTTATCTCTCGCAAATAGCTCAAAATCCCTAAAAATCGCCGTAGATATCCCAAGCGGCATCGACAAGTTCGGGCGCATTTTAGGCGGTGCATTTTGCGCGGATCTGACGATCGCGATGGGAGCGCTCAAACTCGCGCTGTTTTCGGACGGCGCGAAGGATTATGTAGGGCAGATCAAGGTCGCAAATCTTGGAATTTCGCGCTCAAATTTCGAAGGACGGAGCGAATATTTTCTGCTTCAAAAAAGCGATCTGAAGCTGCCGCTACGCAGGAAGCAAAACACCAACAAGGGCGATTTCGGGCACACCTACGTCGTAAGCGGACAGATGAGCGGAGCGGCGCAGATGGCGGCCCTAGCGGCTCACGCGATCGGCAGCGGGCTCGTTAGCGTCGTTAGTGAGGGACCATTAAATCTGAGCCCGATTTTGATGCAAAAAAGCTCATTCGATGCCGCGCGGGTCGTAGTCTGCGGCTGCGGCCTCGGGGAGCGGAAGATCGATCTTGCCGCGCTGCGGGACAAAAGCTGCGTCATCGACGCCGATCTATGCTACGAGAGCGAAATTTTAAGCCTGTTAAACGCCAATTCAAATTTAATCCTAACGCCCCATCCGAAGGAGTTTTGCTCGCTTTTAAAGATCGCGGGTATCGCAGATCTTAGCGTGAGCGAGCTGCAAGGGCGCCGCTTCGAGCTTGCGCGGGCGTGGAGCGAAAAATTTAGCGGTGTGCTCGTGCTAAAGGGCGCAAACACGCTCATTGCGCAGGCAGGCATCACCTACGTCTGCGACAAGGGCAGCGCCGCGCTCGCAAAGGGCGGCAGCGGCGATGTGCTCGCAGGGCTCATCGGCGGGCTGCTCGCGCAAAGCTACTCGCCTCTGCAAGCCTCAATCTGCGGCGTCCTAGCCCACGCACTCGCCGCGCGAGCCTTCGCCAAAAACTCCTACGCGCTAAATCCGCTCGATCTCATCGAGGAGGTAAAATGGCTGTAA
- a CDS encoding DUF3137 domain-containing protein gives MTEYFFSFADVCVTHTDERRSSRGIFFYAEFKKRVNSVAVILPSLSARPTLGGLKKIVMDDSEFSSAFSVYSADAVSAMYALAPAFMRRLLRFRSGAGGPISLSFSGRNVYIFIRTGYDSFEPSVDRSVLSFDPASFIKHELLFFLSIVKSLKLNENIWQD, from the coding sequence ATGACGGAGTATTTTTTTAGCTTTGCCGATGTCTGCGTGACCCACACCGACGAACGACGTAGCAGCAGGGGGATTTTTTTCTACGCAGAATTTAAAAAGCGCGTAAACTCGGTGGCAGTGATCCTGCCTTCGCTCAGCGCGAGACCAACACTTGGCGGACTTAAGAAGATCGTGATGGATGATAGCGAGTTTAGCTCCGCATTTAGCGTATATAGCGCCGATGCGGTGTCTGCAATGTATGCCCTCGCACCCGCCTTTATGCGGCGCTTGCTTCGCTTTAGAAGCGGTGCCGGCGGACCGATCAGTTTAAGCTTTTCGGGCAGAAACGTCTATATTTTCATCCGCACGGGATACGATAGTTTCGAGCCTAGCGTAGATCGCAGCGTATTGAGCTTTGATCCCGCCTCGTTTATCAAGCACGAGCTTCTATTCTTTCTCTCCATCGTAAAAAGTCTGAAACTAAACGAAAATATCTGGCAAGATTAA